CCCCGAGCACCACGTCCGCCTGGGTAGCCGTGGTCCGCCCGAAGAAGTAGTGCTTGATCCGCCCCTGCGCCGGCAACTCCTGCCGCTCGAAGAGCCTCAGCTCCCCCACCGCCCGGACCTGGGCCTCCTCCCACAGCTCCCGAGCCGCCGCCTGGACAGCCGTCTCCCCGTCCTCGATCGCCCCGCCGGGCAGCCCCCACACGCCGGGGTAGTACGGCGCCTTGTCATCCCGCAACTGCAGCAGCAGCGCCCCACCCGCCCCGACCAGGAACGTGCACGCGACCCGCATCACGCCGTCTCCTCGGCTTTCGCGAGACGGGTGAGGGCGCCCAGGGCGACCTCGGACCGCGTCGTGTACCAGAACGGCGGCAGTGACCTGCGCAGGAACGTGCCGTAGCTGCGGGCCGTCTCCAGCCTGGAGTCCAGGACCGCGACCACCCCCTTGTCCCCGGTCGAGCGGATCAGCCGGCCCACCCCCTGGGCGAGCCGCACCGCCGCGATCGGCACGCTCACCGAGGCGAAGCCGGAGCCCGGCCGGGCCGCGTCAGCCGCGGCGGCCCGGGCGGCGGCCAGCGGCTCGTCGGGGCGGGGGAACGGCAGCCGGTCGATCACCACGAGCTGGCAGGCGTCGCCGGGCACGTCGACGCCC
This window of the Actinoplanes oblitus genome carries:
- a CDS encoding NUDIX hydrolase yields the protein MRVACTFLVGAGGALLLQLRDDKAPYYPGVWGLPGGAIEDGETAVQAAARELWEEAQVRAVGELRLFERQELPAQGRIKHYFFGRTTATQADVVLGEGAAMVFVPADEVLGRPFTPGSAEVIARFLESPEYRATVAGAA